A region from the Silene latifolia isolate original U9 population chromosome 7, ASM4854445v1, whole genome shotgun sequence genome encodes:
- the LOC141593095 gene encoding vacuolar iron transporter 1-like — MATISIPESGEKTDALLLKHHKEKHFTAGEVVRDIIIGVSDGLTVPFALAAGLSGANASSSIILTAGIAEVAAGAISMGLGGYLAAKSEADHYARELKREQDEIVAVPDTEAAEVADILAEYGIEPHEYTPVVNALRRKPQAWLDFMMKFELGLEKPDPRRALESAFTIAIAYIIGGIVPLFPYMFIKEAGEAVIASVVITLIALLIFGYAKGYFTGSKPFRSALQTALIGAIASAAAFGMAKLVQG, encoded by the exons ATGGCGACGATATCGATCCCGGAAAGCGGAGAAAAGACGGACGCATTACTACTAAAACACCACAAAGAAAAACACTTCACTGCCGGAGAAGTTGTCCGTGACATCATCATTGGTGTTTCCGATGGTCTCACTGTTCCGTTCGCTCTCGCTGCGGGATTGTCTGGCGCTAATGCTTCTTCTTCCATCATTCTCACTGCCGGTATCGCTGAAGTCGCTGCCGGCGCTATTTCCATGGGCCTTGGCGG GTATTTAGCAGCAAAGAGTGAAGCAGATCATTATGCAAGAGAATTAAAGAGGGAACAAGATGAAATTGTTGCAGTTCCTGATACAG AGGCAGCAGAAGTAGCAGATATATTAGCAGAGTATGGCATAGAGCCACATGAGTATACTCCTGTGGTAAATGCTCTTAGAAGAAAGCCTCAAGCTTGGCTTGATTTCATGATGAA GTTTGAGCTGGGGCTAGAGAAGCCAGATCCAAGAAGAGCATTAGAGAGTGCATTCACAATCGCCATCGCCTACATAATAGGCGGTATAGTTCCCCTCTTTCCTTACATGTTTATCAAAGAAGCGGGAGAAGCTGTGATAGCATCAGTCGTAATTACCTTAATTGCACTGTTGATCTTTGGTTATGCAAAGGGTTACTTCACAGGCAGTAAACCCTTTAGAAGTGCTTTGCAAACTGCTTTGATTGGAGCCATTGCTTCCGCAGCTGCCTTTGGTATGGCCAAGCTTGTTCAAGGATGA
- the LOC141593096 gene encoding lysine-specific demethylase JMJ26-like: MSIAVARRSQLNNYRRKLGILECEIEHNRENNLEVSAKKRQRIYRKNVDVCYRTVEIEDDSTEEELELDDDTEDEDYQVSRHVMVTTARARAKAAVIKERSEGRSRHSVCMNSTSSKSMSSSDSDSRDSDSSLTSCSPASIHSNSTASCDGNSTAMSTKTAPEKGKKHFTCHQCKKNDRPAVVKCLKCNDKLYCLRCIRQWYPECSEVDIAKACPFCQRICNCSVCLHTSGVIKTSKRDIPQQEKIADLKYLVASLFPYVRQIRQEQAHEINIEANIQGISLEESDIPETSCFDDERIFCNQCATSIFDIHRSCQSCGYELCLGCSQEIREGNLLGGPEGSLHTYSFKGYDYLHGDDPLPSCSSTGKSHNAHSYTKWVSNSDGVIPCPSKDRGGCGNGTLDLRRILPKGWWSSLEIKAASLSKDTDIRQTTTSQGNSIHNNLYSPSSSDLLGHEAMTHFRQHWANGEPIIVRDCLEQAPGLSWEPMVMWRALCENADSQIKAVDCLASCEVEVSTREFFKGYKDGRSYPNLWPEMLKLKDWPPSDTFENLLPRHCDEYISALPFQEFTDPRHGILNLGTMLPSTFLKPDLGPKTYIAYGVRQELGRGDSVTKLHCDMSDAVNILMHTGDVSLSNDQNSAIATLKRKHKAQDRRELHCQHINNDVECNDRDQDYGASTEGAALWDIFRREDIPKLEAYLRKHSKEFRNTYCCPVEQVVHPIHDQSFYLTREHKQKLKKEFGVEPWSFEQKLGEAVFIPAGCPHQVRNLKSCTKVAVDFVSPENIKECLRLTEEFRRLPKFHKAREDKLEIKKMIIHGISQAIKQLDELMSNEELG, encoded by the exons ATGTCGATTGCTGTTGCGAGGAGAAGCCAATTAAACAATTACAGGCGAAAATTAGGAATTTTGGAATGTGAAATAGAGCACAACAGGGAAAATAACCTTGAAGTTTCGGCTAAGAAACGACAACGTATCTACAGAAAGAATGTAGATGTTTGTTACCGCACAGTAGAGATAGAGGACGATAGTACTGAAGAAGAATTGGAATTAGATGATGATACAGAAGATGAAGATTACCAGGTTTCAAGGCATGTGATGGTAACAACTGCGAGAGCGAGAGCTAAAGCTGCTGTGATAAAAGAGAGAAGCGAGGGAAGATCTAGGCATTCTGTATGTATGAACTCGACAAGTTCAAAGTCCATGTCTTCATCAGATTCTGATTCCCGGGATTCTGATTCTTCTTTGACATCTTGCTCTCCTGCctcaattcattcaaattcaactGCTAGCTGTGATGGCAACAGTACTGCAATGTCGACAAAAACTGCACCT GAGAAAGGGAAGAAGCATTTCACATGCCATCAATGTAAGAAAAATGATAGACCAGCTGTTGTCAAATGTCTGAAGTGCAATGACAAACTGTACTGTCTGAGATGTATCAGACAATG GTATCCTGAATGTTCTGAAGTGGATATTGCTAAAGCATGTCCTTTTTGCCAAAGAATATGCAATTGTAGTGTGTGCTTGCACACAAGCGGCGTAATAAAG ACATCAAAGAGAGACATCCCTCAACAAGAAAAGATTGCAGACCTCAAGTATCTAGTGGCCTCATTGTTTCCTTATGTAAGGCAAATTCGCCAAGAACAAGCTCATGAAATAAACATTGAGGCAAACATTCAAG GTATTTCACTGGAAGAAAGTGACATTCCCGAGACCTCTTGCTTTGATGATGAGCGAATTTTCTG CAATCAGTGTGCGACTTCTATTTTCGACATTCACAGAAGTTGTCAAAGCTGTGGCTATGAACTTTGCTTGGGTTGTTCTCAAGAAATCCGGGAAGGGAATCTTTTAGGAGGGCCTGAAGGCAGTTTACACACGTACTCGTTCAAGGGATATGATTACCTCCATGGTGATGATCCTTTACCTAGTTGCTCTTCCACGGGAAAATCACATAATGCCCATTCATACACTAAATGGGTAAGTAATAGTGATGGTGTTATTCCATGCCCCTCAAAGGACAGAGGAGGTTGTGGTAATGGAACATTGGACCTTCGGAGAATCCTTCCCAAAGGCTGGTGGAGTAGTTTAGAAATAAAAGCCGCATCACTGTCAAAAGATACAGATATCAGACAAACGACCACCTCACAAGGAAACTCAATCCACAATAACCTGTATAGCCCTTCTTCTAGCGATCTACTTGGACACGAGGCAATGACCCATTTCCGACAGCATTGGGCCAATGGTGAACCTATTATTGTGCGAGATTGTCTAGAACAAGCACCTGGATTGAGTTGGGAACCAATGGTCATGTGGCGAGCACTATGTGAAAATGCGGACTCCCAAATTAAAGCCGTTGATTGCCTAGCCAGTTGCGAG GTTGAAGTAAGTACTCGGGAATTCTTCAAAGGATACAAAGACGGTCGAAGTTACCCAAATTTATGGCCGGAGATGCTCAAGTTGAAAGATTGGCCTCCATCCGACACCTTTGAAAATCTTCTGCCAAGACATTGTGACGAGTATATCAGTGCACTGCCGTTTCAGGAGTTCACAGACCCGAGGCATGGAATTCTGAACCTCGGTACTATGCTGCCTTCTACCTTCCTCAAACCTGACTTGGGTCCGAAGACATACATTGCCTATGGAGTTAGGCAGGAGCTTGGTCGAGGAGATTCCGTCACGAAGCTTCACTGTGACATGTCTGATGCT GTAAATATCTTGATGCATACTGGTGATGTTTCCTTGAGCAACGATCAGAACTCAGCAATTGCCACGCTTAAAAGGAAACACAAAGCTCAAGATCGAAGGGAACTGCACTGCCAACATATCAACAATGATGTGGAGTGTAATGATCGCGATCAAGATTATGGTGCTTCGACAGAGGGTGCTGCGCTCTGGGACATTTTCCGGCGAGAAGATATACCAAAGTTAGAGGCTTATCTTCGAAAACACTCTAAGGAGTTCAGAAACACTTATTGTTGCCCGGTTGAGCAG GTCGTTCATCCCATCCATGATCAATCCTTTTACCTGACTCGAGAGCACAAGCAAAAGCTTAAGAAAGAATTTGGTGTTGAACCATGGAGCTTTGAGCAGAAGCTGGGGGAGGCAGTTTTTATACCAGCTGGCTGTCCGCACCAAGTTCGCAATCTTAAG TCTTGTACGAAGGTGGCCGTGGATTTTGTTTCCCCCGAAAACATCAAAGAATGCCTTCGATTGACAGAGGAGTTCCGAAGACTTCCAAAGTTCCACAAAGCTCGAGAAGACAAACTCGAG ATTAAGAAGATGATTATACATGGAATCAGCCAGGCGATCAAACAACTGGACGAGCTAATGTCGAATGAAGAACTTGGATGA
- the LOC141590800 gene encoding uncharacterized protein LOC141590800 has translation MKYEDDERLNILVRYFAIGPSMKKAGPPRGQLTCDKFPRVCHVKGSPGQDCCKKKCVNVKSDNLNCGMCGLKCKYPEICCNGKCINLLHDKKNCGSCHNKCKSGSLCYNGMCSYA, from the exons ATGAAGTACGAAGACGATGAAAGATTAAATATCTTAGTTAGGTATTTTGCCATTGGACCATCTATGAAGAAG GCGGGGCCGCCACGAGGTCAATTGACATGTGACAAGTTTCCTAGGGTATGCCATGTTAAAGGTAGCCCGGGTCAAGATTGTTGCAAGAAGAAATGTGTCAATGTGAAGAGTGACAATCTTAATTGTGGAATGTGTGGATTAAAATGTAAGTATCCTGAAATTTGTTGCAATGGGAAATGTATTAATCTTTTGCATGATAAGAAGAATTGTGGAAGTTGTCATAACAAATGCAAAAGTGGGAGTCTTTGCTACAATGGCATGTGTAGCTATGCTTAG